A single genomic interval of Paralichthys olivaceus isolate ysfri-2021 chromosome 7, ASM2471397v2, whole genome shotgun sequence harbors:
- the wee1 gene encoding wee1-like protein kinase, with the protein MSSYSRRRHGSPSTKSRPIRQKLQFTSSDGEDEPIEDVNNSTGGESGFTEMDSPMPVRRETVDKRLDGGSSPLNQSGGDDDVELWDEEGFGSPSHLRSPSNCSPSPRKGSRLYGGSPERSYVQDDGEGSSSPIPDCPDTPPHKTFRKLRLFDTPHTPKSLLSRARGSGPGSSSRRVALFKNVEASGKPNTDGGRRQQTPLVNFNPFTPDSLLIQSATQQRNNRKRAHWNDSCGEDMEASDGEAEEEALPPSKRITMMESNMMSRYASEFLELEKIGCGEFGAVFKCVKRIDGCIYAIKRSKKPLAGSVDEQNALREVYAHAVLGQHPHVVRYYSAWAEDDHMLIQNEYCNGGTLSDVIAENYRRLSYLSELELKDLLLQVTRGLKYIHSTSLVHMDIKPSNIFISRKAVASCDECDEEDGMVTSAVYKIGDLGHVTRVNNPQVEEGDSRYLANEVLQEDYTNLMKADIFALALTVLSASGAEHLPTNGDKWHEIRQGKLPAIPQVLSSEFLSLLKLMIHPDPTRRPSTSDLIKHPVLLTTARMSADQLRVELNAEKFKNALLQKELKKAQMARAAAEEKVLSTDRVTTRSTVQSNPRTSRLIGKKMNRSVSLTIY; encoded by the exons ATGTCGAGCTACAGTCGCCGTCGGCACGGATCCCCCTCCACGAAGAGTCGGCCCATTCGTCAAAAACTACAGTTTACATCCAGCGACGGGGAGGACGAGCCCATCGAGGATGTTAACAACAGTACCGGAGGAGAGTCCGGCTTCACGGAGATGGATTCCCCGATGCCTGTGCGACGAGAGACTGTCGATAAACGGCTGGACGGCGGCAGCAGCCCCTTGAACCAGTCCGGCGGGGACGACGACGTGGAGCTGTGGGATGAGGAGGGCTTCGGTTCACCGTCTCATCTGCGGTCCCCGAGCAACTGTTCGCCGTCACCGAGGAAAGGCTCTCGGCTGTACGGAGGCTCACCGGAGCGGTCCTACGTCCAGGACGACGGGGAAGGATCCAGCTCCCCGATCCCAGACTGTCCCGACACACCTCCACACAAAACCTTCAGAAAACTCCGGCTTTttgacacaccacacacaccaaag AGTTTGCTGTCCAGAGCCAGGGGCTCAGGCCCAGGGTCCTCCAGCAGGAGAGTTGCCCTGTTCAAGAATGTGGAGGCTTCAGGAAAGCCAAACACAGACGGCGGCAGGAGACAGCAAACCCCTCTGGTCAATTTTAACCCATTCACCCCAGACTCCCTCCTCATCCAGTCCGCCACTCAACAGAGGAACAACAGGAAACGGGCACACTGGAATGA TTCATGTGGTGAAGACATGGAGGCAAGTGATGGTGAAGCAGAAGAGGAAGCCCTCCCACCTTCCAag AGGATCACCATGATGGAAAGCAACATGATGTCCCGGTACGCCTCAGAGTTCCTCGAGCTGGAGAAGATTGGCTGTGGGGAATTTGGTGCTGTGTTCAAATGTGTGAAAAGAATCGACGGCTGCATCTATGCCATCAAGCGATCAAAGAAACCCCTGGCAGGATCAGTAGATGA ACAGAACGCCTTACGGGAGGTGTATGCCCACGCTGTGCTGGGTCAGCATCCCCACGTGGTGCGGTACTACTCAGCCTGGGCAGAGGACGACCATATGCTCATTCAGAACGAGTACTGCAACGGAGGTACGCTGTCAGATGTCATTGCAGAGAACTACAGGCGACTCAGCTACCTGTCCGAGCTGGAGCTGAAAGATCTGCTTTTACAAGTCACACGAGGACTCAAGTACATCCACTCTACATCTCTGGTGCACATGGACATCAAGCCCA GCAACATCTTTATTTCTCGGAAAGCTGTAGCGAGCTGCGATGAatgtgatgaggaggatggTATGGTCACCAGCGCTGTCTACAAAATTG GTGATCTTGGTCATGTGACAAGAGTGAACAATCCACAAGTGGAGGAGGGTGACAGCAGATACCTGGCCAATGAAGTTTTACAAGAG GACTACACTAACTTGATGAAGGCGGACATCTTTGCGCTGGCTCTTACTGTTCTCAGTGCATCTGGAGCTGAGCATCTTCCCACCAATGGAGACAAATGGCACGAGATCCGACAAGGAAAACTCCCCGCCATCCCTCAAGTGCTTTCTTCAGAGTTTCTCAGCCTCCTCAAG CTGATGATACACCCTGATCCAACAAGGAGACCATCAACTTCTGATCTCATCAAACACCCAGTGCTTCTCACCACTGCCAGAATGAGTGCTGATCAGCTCCGAGTCGAACTCAACGCGGAAAAGTTCAAGAACGCACTGCTACAAAA GGAGCTGAAGAAGGCCCAGATGGCCagggctgcagcagaggagaaggtTCTTTCCACTGACAGGGTCACGACCCGCTCCACAGTCCAGTCCAACCCCAGAACCTCCAGACTTATCGGAAAGAAGATGAATCGGTCGGTCAGCCTCACCATCTACTGA
- the swap70b gene encoding switch-associated protein 70b: MALRDELLKSIWHAFTALDLDKSGKVSKSQLKVLSHNLCTMMKIPHDPVALEEHFKDDDEGPVSNQGYMPYLNKFILDKVTDNFDRQDFNKMCWTLCSRKNLQQSQLLISNDDAFKIWCIFNFLSEDRYPLIIVTEEIEYFLRKLTEAMGGSWVEERFEDYKLQLDSKQQCLSAWELISLVGSGHFSKGMDRQTLSMGINEVYQELILDVLKQGFMLKKGHKRKNWTERWFMLKPNSMSYYVGEDLADKKGNILLDGNCNVEPIPDKEGKKCLFIIRSSLKSFEISASDKKKKQEWMHAIQTCVSLLRQGRPAPHCEARQKRRELRLKQQAEQEELELRMRELQTANEAKQLELENMRKALEEGAAQAAEEERRRLQTQTELQDRYRMDLEREKMVRQQMEEQVAQKSTELEQYLQRVRELEDMYSQLEDALEDERRARQDEEAVRRLQARLLEEEATKRAELEQIHLQQQLAISETEAEKQELERERQAKESALQAAMTQLEQLEQERQGALEQYQTVIKKLEDAANNTKTWKHKVAEHEGFLRLIQPGSKGQRLITNWGPAAFSDAELNLREKKWKDTKNQTTQAQ; the protein is encoded by the exons ATGGCTCTGAGGGACGAGCTGCTGAAGTCCATCTGGCACGCGTTCACTGCTCTGGACCTGGACAAGAGCGGGAAAGTGTCCAAATCTCAGCTGAag GTTCTGTCGCACAATCTGTGTACAATGATGAAGATCCCACACGACCCTGTGGCCCTGGAGGAGCATTTCAAAGACGACGATGAGGGTCCTGTTTCCAACCAGGGGTACATGCCGTACCTGAACAAGTTCATCCTGGATAAG GTGACTGATAACTTTGACCGTCAGGACTTCAACAAAATGTGCTGGACTCTGTGCTCCAGGAAAAACCTGCAACAGAGTCAACTGCTCATCTCCAACGACGACGCCTTCAAGATTTGGTGCATCTTCAACTTCCTATCTGAGGACAGATATCCTCTGATCATCGTCACCGAAGAG ATCGAGTACTTCCTGCGTAAGCTGACGGAGGCGATGGGGGGCAGCTGGGTGGAGGAGCGGTTCGAGGACTACAAGCTGCAGCTGGACTCAAAGCAGCAGTGCTTGAGCGCCTGGGAGCTCATCAGCCTGGTGGGTTCGGGTCACTTCAGTAAAGGCATGGACCGCCAGACGCTCTCCATGGGCATCAACGAGGTCTACCAGGAGCTCATCCTGGACGTGCTCAAACAG GGATTCATGTTGAAGAAAGGTCACAAGAGGAAGAACTGGACAGAGCGCTGGTTCATGCTGAAGCCAAACTCCATGTCCTACTACGTTGGCGAGGACTTGGCTGATAAGAAAGGAAACATCTTATTGGATGGAAACTGCAACGTGGAG CCTATACCTGACAAAGAGGGAAAGAAGTGCCTCTTCATCATCAGGTCGTCATTAAAAAGTTTTGAAATCAGTGCGtcggacaagaagaagaagcaggagtgGATGCATG CCATTCAGACCTGTGTGAGTCTGCTGCGTCAGGGACGACCGGCGCCGCATTGTGAGGCTCGGCAGAAGCGGCGGGAGCTGCGATTGAAGCAGCaggcagagcaggaggagctggagctgaggaTGAGGGAGCTGCAGACAGCCAACGAGGCCAaacagctggagctggagaacaTGAGGAAG GCTCTGGAAGAAGGAGCGGCtcaagcagcagaagaagaacgAAGACGGCTTCAGACCCAGACTGAACTCCAGGACCGCTACAGGATggacctggagagagagaaaatg gTACGACAGCAGATGGAGGAGCAGGTGGCCCAGAAGTCCACTGAGCTGGAGCAGTACCTGCAGCGGgtcagagagctggaggacaTGTACAGTCAACTGGAGGATGCTCTGGAGGACGAGAGACGGGCCAGACAGGACGAGGAGGCCGTCCGTAGGCTACAGGCACG GTTACTGGAGGAAGAGGCTACAAAGAGGGCAGAGCTGGAGCAGatccatctgcagcagcagctggccaTCTCAGAGACGGAGGCTGAGAAACAGGAGCTGGAGAGGGAACGTCAGGCTAAAGAGAGCGCCCTGCAGGCTGCGATGACACAACTGGAACAACTGGAGCAAGAGAGACAGGGTGCCCTGGAGCAGTACCAG ACGGTGATAAAGAAACTGGAGGACGCAGCCAACAACACAAAGACCTGGAAGCACAAGGTGGCTGAACATGAGGGCTTTTTACGGCTCATTCAACcag GTTCCAAGGGACAGAGGTTGATCACTAACTGGGGCCCAGCAGCCTTTTCTGACGCGGAGCTCAACCTGAGGGAGAAGAAGTGGAAGGACACGAAGAACCAGACAACACAGGCTCAGTAG